From Gouania willdenowi chromosome 18, fGouWil2.1, whole genome shotgun sequence, one genomic window encodes:
- the LOC114480305 gene encoding mucin-22-like isoform X1: MDTGQILSILLILSVAMDFVPTSTSAETITTVDPTSVWSTTDPQSTTMGELTTAESSATPESTTMEETTNTGSTEAPESTTVGSTEAPESTTIGESTTAGSTAPPQSTTMGESTTTESTAAPESTTMRESTTTESTAAPQSTTMGESTTTESTAAPQSTTMAETTNTGSTEAPESTTVGSTAAQQSTTIGESTTAGSTAPPQSTTMGESTTAESTAAPQSTTMGESTTTESTAAPESTTMRESTTTESTAAPQSTTMGESTTTESTAAPQSTTMEETTNTGSTEAPESTTVGSTAAQQSTTIGESTTAGSTAPPQSTTMGESTTAESTAAPESTTMGESTTAESTAAPESTTMGESTTAESTVAPQSTTMEETTNTGSTEAPESTTVGSTAAQQSTTIRESTTAGSTAAPQSTTMGESTTTESTAAPQSTTMGESTTAESTAARESTTMRESTTTESTAAPQSTTWESQQLQNQQLLHNQQQ; this comes from the exons ATGGATACTGGACAAATCCTATCAATACTGCTGATACTATCAG TGGCTATGGACTTTGTTCCTACTTCAACTTCTGCAGAAACGATTACAACTGTAGATCCAACTAGTGTTTGGTCAACAACAGATCCACAATCAACAACAATGGGAGAGTTAACAACTGCAGAATCATCAGCCACTCCTGAATCAACAACAATGGAAGAAACAACAAATACAGGGTCAACAGAAGCTCCTGAATCAACAACTGTAGGGTCAACAGAAGCTCCTGAATCAACAACAATCGGAGAGTCAACCACAGCAGGGTCAACAGCACCTCCACAATCAACAACAATGGGAGAGTCAACAACTACAGAATCAACAGCTGCTCCTGAATCAACAACAATGAGAGAGTCAACAACTACAGAATCAACAGCTGCTCCACAATCAACAACAATGGGAGAGTCAACAACTACAGAATCAACAGCTGCTCCACAATCAACAACAATGGCAGAAACAACAAATACAGGGTCAACAGAAGCTCCTGAATCAACAACTGTAGGGTCAACAGCAGCTCAGCAATCGACAACAATCGGAGAGTCAACCACAGCAGGGTCAACAGCACCTCCACAATCGACAACAATGGGAGAGTCAACAACTGCAGAATCAACAGCAGCTCCACAATCAACAACAATGGGAGAGTCAACAACTACAGAATCAACAGCTGCTCCTGAATCAACAACAATGAGAGAGTCAACAACTACAGAATCAACAGCTGCTCCACAATCAACAACAATGGGAGAGTCAACAACTACAGAATCAACAGCTGCTCCACAATCAACAACAATGGAAGAAACAACAAATACAGGGTCAACAGAAGCTCCTGAATCAACAACTGTAGGGTCAACAGCAGCTCAGCAATCGACAACAATCGGAGAGTCAACCACAGCAGGGTCAACAGCACCTCCACAATCGACAACAATGGGAGAGTCAACAACTGCAGAATCAACAGCAGCTCCTGAATCAACAACAATGGGAGAGTCAACAACTGCAGAATCAACAGCCGCTCCTGAATCAACAACAATGGGAGAGTCAACAACTGCAGAATCAACAGTCGCTCCACAATCAACAACAATGGAAGAAACAACAAATACAGGGTCAACAGAAGCTCCTGAATCAACAACTGTAGGGTcaacagcagctcaacaatCGACAACAATCAGAGAGTCAACCACAGCAGGGTCAACAGCAGCTCCACAATCGACAACAATGGGAGAGTCAACAACTACAGAATCAACAGCTGCTCCACAATCAACAACAATGGGAGAGTCAACAACTGCAGAATCAACAGCAGCTCGTGAATCAACAACAATGAGAGAGTCAACAACTACAGAATCAACAGCTGCTCCACAATCAACAACATGGGAGAGTCAACAACTACAGAATCAACAGCTGCTCCACAATCAACAACAATGA
- the LOC114480305 gene encoding flocculation protein FLO11-like isoform X3 produces MDTGQILSILLILSVAMDFVPTSTSAETITTVDPTSVWSTTDPQSTTMGELTTAESSATPESTTMEETTNTGSTEAPESTTVGSTEAPESTTIGESTTAGSTAPPQSTTMGESTTTESTAAPESTTMRESTTTESTAAPQSTTMGESTTTESTAAPQSTTMAETTNTGSTEAPESTTVGSTAPPQSTTMGESTTAESTAAPQSTTMGESTTTESTAAPESTTMRESTTTESTAAPQSTTMGESTTTESTAAPQSTTMEETTNTGSTEAPESTTVGSTAAQQSTTIGESTTAGSTAPPQSTTMGESTTAESTAAPESTTMGESTTAESTAAPESTTMGESTTAESTVAPQSTTMEETTNTGSTEAPESTTVGSTAAQQSTTIRESTTAGSTAAPQSTTMGESTTTESTAAPQSTTMGESTTAESTAARESTTMRESTTTESTAAPQSTTWESQQLQNQQLLHNQQQ; encoded by the exons ATGGATACTGGACAAATCCTATCAATACTGCTGATACTATCAG TGGCTATGGACTTTGTTCCTACTTCAACTTCTGCAGAAACGATTACAACTGTAGATCCAACTAGTGTTTGGTCAACAACAGATCCACAATCAACAACAATGGGAGAGTTAACAACTGCAGAATCATCAGCCACTCCTGAATCAACAACAATGGAAGAAACAACAAATACAGGGTCAACAGAAGCTCCTGAATCAACAACTGTAGGGTCAACAGAAGCTCCTGAATCAACAACAATCGGAGAGTCAACCACAGCAGGGTCAACAGCACCTCCACAATCAACAACAATGGGAGAGTCAACAACTACAGAATCAACAGCTGCTCCTGAATCAACAACAATGAGAGAGTCAACAACTACAGAATCAACAGCTGCTCCACAATCAACAACAATGGGAGAGTCAACAACTACAGAATCAACAGCTGCTCCACAATCAACAACAATGGCAGAAACAACAAATACAGGGTCAACAGAAGCTCCTGAATCAACAACTGTAGG GTCAACAGCACCTCCACAATCGACAACAATGGGAGAGTCAACAACTGCAGAATCAACAGCAGCTCCACAATCAACAACAATGGGAGAGTCAACAACTACAGAATCAACAGCTGCTCCTGAATCAACAACAATGAGAGAGTCAACAACTACAGAATCAACAGCTGCTCCACAATCAACAACAATGGGAGAGTCAACAACTACAGAATCAACAGCTGCTCCACAATCAACAACAATGGAAGAAACAACAAATACAGGGTCAACAGAAGCTCCTGAATCAACAACTGTAGGGTCAACAGCAGCTCAGCAATCGACAACAATCGGAGAGTCAACCACAGCAGGGTCAACAGCACCTCCACAATCGACAACAATGGGAGAGTCAACAACTGCAGAATCAACAGCAGCTCCTGAATCAACAACAATGGGAGAGTCAACAACTGCAGAATCAACAGCCGCTCCTGAATCAACAACAATGGGAGAGTCAACAACTGCAGAATCAACAGTCGCTCCACAATCAACAACAATGGAAGAAACAACAAATACAGGGTCAACAGAAGCTCCTGAATCAACAACTGTAGGGTcaacagcagctcaacaatCGACAACAATCAGAGAGTCAACCACAGCAGGGTCAACAGCAGCTCCACAATCGACAACAATGGGAGAGTCAACAACTACAGAATCAACAGCTGCTCCACAATCAACAACAATGGGAGAGTCAACAACTGCAGAATCAACAGCAGCTCGTGAATCAACAACAATGAGAGAGTCAACAACTACAGAATCAACAGCTGCTCCACAATCAACAACATGGGAGAGTCAACAACTACAGAATCAACAGCTGCTCCACAATCAACAACAATGA
- the LOC114480305 gene encoding flocculation protein FLO11-like isoform X2, with amino-acid sequence MDTGQILSILLILSVAMDFVPTSTSAETITTVDPTSVWSTTDPQSTTMGELTTAESSATPESTTMEETTNTGSTEAPESTTVGSTAPPQSTTMGESTTTESTAAPESTTMRESTTTESTAAPQSTTMGESTTTESTAAPQSTTMAETTNTGSTEAPESTTVGSTAAQQSTTIGESTTAGSTAPPQSTTMGESTTAESTAAPQSTTMGESTTTESTAAPESTTMRESTTTESTAAPQSTTMGESTTTESTAAPQSTTMEETTNTGSTEAPESTTVGSTAAQQSTTIGESTTAGSTAPPQSTTMGESTTAESTAAPESTTMGESTTAESTAAPESTTMGESTTAESTVAPQSTTMEETTNTGSTEAPESTTVGSTAAQQSTTIRESTTAGSTAAPQSTTMGESTTTESTAAPQSTTMGESTTAESTAARESTTMRESTTTESTAAPQSTTWESQQLQNQQLLHNQQQ; translated from the exons ATGGATACTGGACAAATCCTATCAATACTGCTGATACTATCAG TGGCTATGGACTTTGTTCCTACTTCAACTTCTGCAGAAACGATTACAACTGTAGATCCAACTAGTGTTTGGTCAACAACAGATCCACAATCAACAACAATGGGAGAGTTAACAACTGCAGAATCATCAGCCACTCCTGAATCAACAACAATGGAAGAAACAACAAATACAGGGTCAACAGAAGCTCCTGAATCAACAACTGTAGG GTCAACAGCACCTCCACAATCAACAACAATGGGAGAGTCAACAACTACAGAATCAACAGCTGCTCCTGAATCAACAACAATGAGAGAGTCAACAACTACAGAATCAACAGCTGCTCCACAATCAACAACAATGGGAGAGTCAACAACTACAGAATCAACAGCTGCTCCACAATCAACAACAATGGCAGAAACAACAAATACAGGGTCAACAGAAGCTCCTGAATCAACAACTGTAGGGTCAACAGCAGCTCAGCAATCGACAACAATCGGAGAGTCAACCACAGCAGGGTCAACAGCACCTCCACAATCGACAACAATGGGAGAGTCAACAACTGCAGAATCAACAGCAGCTCCACAATCAACAACAATGGGAGAGTCAACAACTACAGAATCAACAGCTGCTCCTGAATCAACAACAATGAGAGAGTCAACAACTACAGAATCAACAGCTGCTCCACAATCAACAACAATGGGAGAGTCAACAACTACAGAATCAACAGCTGCTCCACAATCAACAACAATGGAAGAAACAACAAATACAGGGTCAACAGAAGCTCCTGAATCAACAACTGTAGGGTCAACAGCAGCTCAGCAATCGACAACAATCGGAGAGTCAACCACAGCAGGGTCAACAGCACCTCCACAATCGACAACAATGGGAGAGTCAACAACTGCAGAATCAACAGCAGCTCCTGAATCAACAACAATGGGAGAGTCAACAACTGCAGAATCAACAGCCGCTCCTGAATCAACAACAATGGGAGAGTCAACAACTGCAGAATCAACAGTCGCTCCACAATCAACAACAATGGAAGAAACAACAAATACAGGGTCAACAGAAGCTCCTGAATCAACAACTGTAGGGTcaacagcagctcaacaatCGACAACAATCAGAGAGTCAACCACAGCAGGGTCAACAGCAGCTCCACAATCGACAACAATGGGAGAGTCAACAACTACAGAATCAACAGCTGCTCCACAATCAACAACAATGGGAGAGTCAACAACTGCAGAATCAACAGCAGCTCGTGAATCAACAACAATGAGAGAGTCAACAACTACAGAATCAACAGCTGCTCCACAATCAACAACATGGGAGAGTCAACAACTACAGAATCAACAGCTGCTCCACAATCAACAACAATGA